A region from the Lytechinus variegatus isolate NC3 chromosome 6, Lvar_3.0, whole genome shotgun sequence genome encodes:
- the LOC121416442 gene encoding uncharacterized protein LOC121416442 → MASKFPTKKSREDELRTRKGHDMTWSCDKHGEPIKLYCVQHNISICHVCATKNHQKPCKLDDIEDVIFQRRENLDDKKPKIEETKEHLKTLASKIETVKTAANRSIDAVENQVKKTFEDKLKNVRDKKLRMLRDINEEADEEIRMINEKRDKRIRDCNTEIEKEENIIKDNEAKLLSDTKTISEVVTKKTHNLFCKNNHVINTLMNIESTITRINQHDETLVNEAPQVLASIDENLSLNIHQDVSDSLDRIQSEVERVKFVEGEVGGKYYRRIDGYIGKWELVKSIHIPSVVNYPWVRGLVSENEICVKDGNNKNMYVTNINTRHTEKVIDGGAWITSCAPIDSNVIICNKMGWDFTVDRLDGCITLYDRQWNVIRDINIPRNGGSNSVYVDVARDGMIIASQYNQSNIYVINPTDGKIVNTITMQVKNLFGGIQALSSSSIVVKTGNQYTIISRSGEEKAVIHCDERDDWRSECRVDKLTDTLYIAYCDGDLNTYAVDQVSRDGIIQARRIVEYVKSDRLYLMSPCLVTPSGNLVGCDGDKLLIYKKTFIL, encoded by the coding sequence ATGGCGTCTAAGTTCCCAACAAAGAAGAGTCGAGAAGACGAGCTTCGTACAAGGAAAGGTCATGACATGACATGGTCATGTGACAAGCATGGTGAGCCAATCAAATTGTACTGTGTACAACATAACATTTCTATTTGTCATGTATGTGCTACTAAAAATCATCAGAAACCATGTAAGCTAGACGACATTGAGGATGTCATCTTTCAAAGGAGGGAGAATTTGGATGATAAAAAACCAAAGATAGAAGAAACGAAGGAACATCTGAAAACTCTGGCCTCCAAAATAGAAACCGTTAAAACTGCTGCTAATAGGAGCATTGATGCAGTCGAGAACCAAGTGAAGAAGACATTTGAAGACAAGTTAAAGAATGTAAGAGACAAGAAATTGAGAATGCTTCGAGATATTAACGAGGAGGCAGATGAAGAAATTAGAATgattaatgaaaaaagggacaaaCGGATCAGGGATTGCAACACTGAgatagaaaaggaagaaaatatcatcaaagATAACGAAGCTAAATTGTTATCAGATACAAAGACAATCAGTGAGGTAGTTACTAAGAAGACACATAATCTcttttgtaaaaataatcatgtaatAAACACTTTAATGAACATTGAATCAACCATCACACGTATAAACCAACATGATGAAACATTGGTGAATGAAGCTCCTCAAGTACTTGCATCTATTGATGAAAATCTAAGTTTGAATATTCATCAAGATGTTAGCGACTCTCTTGACCGAATACAGAGTGAAGTTGAGAGAGTGAAGTTTGTAGAGGGGGAAGTAGGTGGAAAATACTATCGTAGAATTGATGGGTATATCGGTAAATGGGAACTTGTCAAGTCAATCCACATTCCATCAGTTGTTAATTACCCGTGGGTGCGTGGTTTGGTCAGTGAGAATGAGATATGTGTGAAAGACGGCAATAACAAAAACATGTATGTTACAAACATCAACACGCGACACACAGAGAAAGTCATCGATGGAGGTGCGTGGATTACATCATGCGCGCCCATAGACAGTAACGTAATAATATGTAATAAGATGGGATGGGATTTCACGGTCGACAGGTTGGATGGATGCATTACTCTCTATGACAGACAATGGAATGTGATTAGAGACATCAACATACCACGGAATGGAGGCAGTAATAGTGTGTATGTTGATGTTGCCAGGGATGGGATGATCATCGCTTCTCAGTACAATCAGTCTAATATCTACGTCATCAATCCTACTGATGGTAAGATAGTAAACACTATTACGATGCAGGTTAAGAATTTGTTCGGTGGGATACAAGCCTTGTCATCAAGTAGTATCGTTGTGAAGACAGGTAATCAATACACTATCATCTCACGATCAGGAGAAGAGAAGGCTGTCATACACTGTGATGAGAGGGACGACTGGCGGTCAGAGTGTCGCGTTGACAAACTGACAGACACACTCTACATCGCGTACTGTGATGGAGATCTTAATACCTACGCAGTTGATCAGGTGTCACGTGATGGAATCATCCAGGCAAGGAGGATCGTGGAATACGTAAAATCAGATCGCCTTTACCTCATGAGCCCTTGTCTCGTTACTCCTTCTGGTAACCTTGTAGGATGTGATGGAGACAAACTTCTTATCTACAAGAAGACATTCATCTTGTAA